A window of Lepus europaeus isolate LE1 chromosome 11, mLepTim1.pri, whole genome shotgun sequence contains these coding sequences:
- the LOC133769456 gene encoding olfactory receptor 4E1 — MEEAFHLNQTSFVTYFRLRGLSVNQKVQLAAFSMFLVFYVLTLMGNILIIITIVCDRRLHTPMYFFLSNLSFIDVCHSTVTVPKMLVDTWSAGKFISFGACVTQMFFLHLFACTEIFLLTVMAYDRYVAICKPLQYMTVMDWKVCVLLAVALWTGGTIHSIALTSLTIKLPYCGPDEIDNFFCDVPQVIKLACTDTHIIEILIVSNSGLISVVCFVVLVVSYAVILVNLRQQLSEGRRKALSTCAAHLTVVTLFLGHCIFIYSRPSTSLPEDKVVSVFFTAVTPLLNPIIYTLRNEDMKNALNKLMGRQERQSEK; from the coding sequence ATGGAAGAGGCTTTCCATCTCAACCAGACTTCCTTTGTGACCTATTTTCGGCTTAGAGGTTTATCTGTAAATCAGAAGGTGCAGCTGGCTGCCTTTTCCATGTTCCTCGTTTTCTATGTCCTGACACTGATGGGGAACATCCTCATCATCATAACCATTGTCTGTGACCGCAGACTCCACACCCCCATGTATTTTTTCCTCAGCAATCTGTCCTTTATCGACGTCTGCCACTCCACTGTCACTGTTCCCAAGATGCTAGTGGACACGTGGTCAGCGGGGAAGTTCATCTCCTTTGGTGCCTGCGTGACCCAGATGTTCTTCCTGCACCTCTTTGCCTGCACGGAGATCTTCCTCCTCACCGTCATGGCCTACGACCGGTACGTGGCCATCTGTAAACCCCTGCAGTACATGACGGTGATGGACTGGAAGGTGTGTGTGCTGCTGGCAGTGGCCCTGTGGACAGGGGGCACCATCCACTCCatagccctcacctccctcaccatCAAGCTGCCCTACTGTGGCCCTGACGAGATTGACAACTTCTTCTGCGATGTCCCTCAGGTGATCAAACTGGCCTGCACAGACACCCACATCATTGAGATCCTCATTGTCTCCAACAGCGGGCTGATCTCTGTGGTCTGTTTTGTGGTTCTAGTGGTGTCCTATGCAGTCATCTTGGTGAACCTGAGACAGCAGCTCTCTGAGGGCAGGCGGAAGGCCCTGTCCACTTGTGCAGCCCACCTCACTGTGGTCACACTCTTCCTGGGACACTGCATCTTCATCTACTCCCGCCCATCTACCAGCCTCCCAGAAGACAAGGTGGTGTCTGTGTTTTTCACTGCTGTCACCCCTTTGCTGAACCCTATCATCTATACCCTTAGGAACGAAGACATGAAGAATGCTTTGAACAAGTTaatggggaggcaggagagacagtcagaaaaatga